In the Quercus lobata isolate SW786 chromosome 5, ValleyOak3.0 Primary Assembly, whole genome shotgun sequence genome, one interval contains:
- the LOC115991153 gene encoding cysteine-rich receptor-like protein kinase 10, with product MGLPQPCRFKLCMTLLVLYFLISFLSHTRTEAAATYVHHKCPNTTTFTTNSTYQSNLNNLLTYLSSNATRNIEFYNATAGNSVDTVYGLFLCRGDLPAYTCQSCIADATKDIVQRCPTERLAVGWYDECMLHYSDQYFFGSTVTDPYRILRNTLNISDQTGFDQVVRPKLSGLASGIINLSTGAKKFGTNRANFTALKYVYTLVQCTPDLSGYDCTGCLRLAIQKLPSGNRGGRVLFPSCIARFEFHPFYLTGNTSAPPPMPVPPPTTPTGKSHISSLTIVAIVASIIVSVVLFFMGYCFLIRMKASKTIQEENAANEISIVESLQFDFATIEAATNKFSDDKKLGEGGFGQVYKGILANRQEIAVKRLSRSSRQGAGEFKNEVVLVAKLQHRNLVRLLGFCLEGEEKILVYEFVPNKSLDYFLYEPERHGKLDWSKRYKIIGGIARGMLYLHEDSRLKIIHRDLKASNVLLDENMNPKISDFGMAKIFAVDQTQANTSRVAGTFGYMSPEYVMYGQFSAKSDVYSFGILILVILSGKKINSFYQSDGPPDLLSFAWKHWEDGTLLEFLDPTLGGSYSRNEVIRCLQIGLLCVQENPVDRPTMASIVLMLNSYSITPPSPQNPAYLRTERNMPLSINEASITEVYPR from the exons ATGGGTTTGCCTCAACCTTGCAGATTCAAGCTGTGCATGACCCTTTTGGTCCTTTACTTTCTTATCAGCTTCCTCAGCCATACCAGAACTGAGGCCGCTGCAACTTACGTCCATCATAAATGTCCAAACACCACCACTTTCACCACCAACAGTACCTACCAATCCAATCTCAATAACCTCCTCACATACCTCTCATCCAACGCCACACGCAACATTGAATTCTACAACGCCACTGCCGGGAACTCCGTCGACACTGTCTACGGCCTCTTCCTCTGCCGCGGCGACCTCCCCGCCTACACCTGCCAAAGCTGCATCGCCGACGCAACAAAAGACATAGTCCAGCGCTGTCCCACGGAAAGATTAGCCGTGGGTTGGTACGACGAATGCATGTTGCACTACTCTGACCAGTATTTCTTTGGCAGCACGGTCACCGACCCTTACAGAATCTTGCGTAACACACTAAATATTTCGGACCAAACCGGGTTTGATCAGGTAGTGAGACCAAAATTGAGCGGTTTGGCAAGTGGGATTATAAATCTTAGTACCGGGGCAAAGAAGTTTGGGACGAATCGAGCGAATTTTACAGCGCTGAAATATGTGTACACACTTGTGCAGTGCACGCCGGACCTGTCGGGTTACGATTGCACCGGCTGTCTTCGGTTAGCAATACAGAAGCTGCCGAGTGGGAATAGAGGGGGAAGAGTTTTGTTTCCCAGTTGTATTGCTAGGTTTGAATTTCACCCGTTTTATCTCACGGGCAACACATCGGCGCCGCCGCCAATGCCTGTTCCCCCGCCTACAACACCGACAg GGAAAAGTCATATCTCATCACTGACAATTGTTGCCATTGTTGCTTCCATAATAGTCTCAGTGGTGCTATTCTTTATGGGCTACTGCTTCCTTATAAGAATGAAAGCAAGCAAAACTATACAGGAAGAAAATG CTGCTAATGAAATTTCGATTGTAGAGTCCTTGCAATTTGATTTTGCTACCATTGAAGCTGCCACCAATAAGTTCTCAGATGATAAAAAACTAGGTGAAGGTGGATTTGGTCAGGTTTACAAG GGCATACTTGCAAATAGACAAGAGATAGCTGTAAAGAGGTTATCACGAAGCTCTAGACAAGGTGCAGGAGAATTTAAAAATGAGGTTGTATTGGTAGCCAAGCTTCAACACAGAAATCTTGTACGGCTTTTGGGATTTTGTTtggaaggagaagaaaagatACTTGTCTACGAATTTGTGCCCAACAAAAGCCTTGACTACTTTCTATATG AACCTGAAAGGCATGGAAAACTAGATTGGTCAAAACGTTACAAGATTATTGGTGGGATTGCTCGAGGAATGCTTTATCTTCATGAAGATTCACGACTTAAAATTATACATCGTGATCTTAAAGCTAGTAATGTTTTATTAGATGAGAACATGAATCCAAAGATTTCAGATTTTGGAATGGCAAAGATTTTTGCTGTTGACCAAACGCAGGCAAACACTAGTAGGGTTGCTGGTACATT TGGTTATATGTCTCCAGAATATGTTATGTATGGACAATTCTCGGCGAAATCTGATGTGTATAGCTTTGgtatattaattttagtgaTTTTAAGTGGCAAGAAAATCAATTCTTTTTATCAATCAGATGGTCCACCAGACCTTTTGAGCTTT GCTTGGAAACATTGGGAGGATGGAACACTACTGGAATTTTTGGATCCCACTTTGGGAGGTTCTTACTCGAGAAATGAAGTGATTAGATGTCTTCAAATTGGCTTATTATGTGTACAAGAAAATCCAGTTGACAGGCCCACAATGGCTTCAATAGTCCTCATGCTAAACAGTTACTCTATTACTCCGCCATCACCTCAAAATCCAGCATATCTCCGAACAGAGCGAAACATGCCATTGTCTATCAATGAGGCATCCATTACTGAAGTATACCCTCGATAA